A portion of the Zootoca vivipara chromosome 6, rZooViv1.1, whole genome shotgun sequence genome contains these proteins:
- the PGPEP1 gene encoding pyroglutamyl-peptidase 1 isoform X3, whose product MATTVTLEKCGHNIGYRGLDNCRFCPGSQCCIEGGPECIDSVIDMDAVCKRVSTLGLDVAVTISKDAGRYLCDFTYYTSLYHSHGRSAFVHVPPLGRPYSAEQLGRALQAIIAAMLSDLKHSESNINCHNEH is encoded by the exons ATGGCCACCACGGTGACGCTCGAAAAGTGCGGCCACAACATCGGCTACCGCGGCTTGGACAACTGCCGCTTCTGCCCAGGCTCCCAGTGCTGCATCGAGGGGGGCCCTGAGTGCATCGACTCGGTCATCGACATGGACGCCGTCTGCAAGAGGGTCTCCACCTTGGGGCTGGACGTCGCCGTGACGATATCGAAGGATGCCGGCAG GTACCTCTGCGACTTCACCTACTACACCTCCCTGTACCACAGCCACGGCCGCTCGGCCTTCGTCCACGTTCCCCCGCTGGGGAGACCCTACAGCGCCGAGCAGCTGGGCCGAGCCCTCCAGGCCATCATCGCGGCGATGCTCAGCGACTTGAAACACTCAGAGAGCAACATCAATTGCCACAATGAGCATTGA
- the PGPEP1 gene encoding pyroglutamyl-peptidase 1 isoform X2 — MEKPRRLVVVTGFGPFGEHSVNASWIAVQELEKLGLGEDIDLHVCEIPVEYQAVERLIPALWKKHSPQLVVHVGLSGMATTVTLEKCGHNIGYRGLDNCRFCPGSQCCIEGGPECIDSVIDMDAVCKRVSTLGLDVAVTISKDAGRYLCDFTYYTSLYHSHGRSAFVHVPPLGRPYSAEQLGRALQAIIAAMLSDLKHSESNINCHNEH; from the exons GGTTTGGCCCGTTCGGGGAGCATTCGGTCAATGCCAGCTGGATCGCGGTTCAG GAGCTGGAGAAGCTGGGCCTCGGAGAGGACATCGACCTTCATGTCTGTGAAATCCCGGTGGAATACCAGGCTGTGGAACGGCTCATCCCTGCCTTGTGGAAGAAGCACAGCCCgcaa CTGGTGGTCCACGTGGGCCTGTCGGGCATGGCCACCACGGTGACGCTCGAAAAGTGCGGCCACAACATCGGCTACCGCGGCTTGGACAACTGCCGCTTCTGCCCAGGCTCCCAGTGCTGCATCGAGGGGGGCCCTGAGTGCATCGACTCGGTCATCGACATGGACGCCGTCTGCAAGAGGGTCTCCACCTTGGGGCTGGACGTCGCCGTGACGATATCGAAGGATGCCGGCAG GTACCTCTGCGACTTCACCTACTACACCTCCCTGTACCACAGCCACGGCCGCTCGGCCTTCGTCCACGTTCCCCCGCTGGGGAGACCCTACAGCGCCGAGCAGCTGGGCCGAGCCCTCCAGGCCATCATCGCGGCGATGCTCAGCGACTTGAAACACTCAGAGAGCAACATCAATTGCCACAATGAGCATTGA